The Thermodesulfobacteriota bacterium genome segment TCCCTACTTGATTTGCTCAATCAGATCGTTCAGCAGTTCATCCACGGCCGAATAGGGGTCGCGTTCCCGGCCGGCGATCATCTCCACCAGCCGGTCGATTCGTTCGTCGCCGGCGGCGATCCGGTGAAGCCGCCGCGACACTTCCCCTTCCAGCAGACTCATGATCTCTTCCCGGATGTTCTTTGTTTCCATGGACCGGTTGCGGGACCGCGGCGCCAGAATGGCCTCGGCCAGTTCCCGGATGCCCTCTTTCTTCAGGGCCGACGTTTTGATGACCGGCGGCTTGAGCCCGTCGGCCAGGGTGGACAGCGCCAGCATGGCGGCGATGTCGGCGGCCAGTTCCTCGGCCCCGTCGCGGTCGGCCTTGTTGACCACGAAGAAATCGGCGATCTCCATGATGCCGGCCTTGATGGCCTGGATGCCGTCGCCCTGGCCGGGAACGCAGACCACCATGACCGAATCCGCCACGCGGACGATGTCGATCTCGTCCTGGCCCACGCCCACGGTCTCGATGAGGATGACATCCTTGCCGAAGGCGTCCATGAGGCGGGTGACGTCCCGGGCGGCGTGGCACAGGCCGCCCATGCGGCCGCGGGTGGCCATGGAGCGGATAAACACCCGGGGATGTTCATACAGCTCCTGCATGCGCAGGCGGTCCCCCAGCAGGGCACCGCCGGAAAAGGGGCTGGAGGGATCCACCGCGATGATGCCGATGGACAGGCCCTTTTCCAGCAACACCAGGGACAGCTCCCGGGTCAGGGTGCTTTTCCCGGCGCCGGGAGAACCGGTGATACCGAAAATCCGGGCCCGGCCGGTGTGAGGATAAATCGCTTTCATCGCGACTTCCCATCCGGGCTCGCGGTTCTCCACCCGGGTGATCAGCCGCGACAGGGCCCGCGTGCCGCCCTGACACATTTGCCGGATCAGTTCCTCCCAGTTGTTGTTCATAAACGGCTTTCCTGTATTTTCTAATCCATTCACCGGCACATCGTAAAAAGGCTTTTGTGAGCGACATGCGATCATTTTGGGTTTACAGTTTGACCGGTTCCGCCTCGCCAAACACATCCCTGAGCACGTCGCAGATTTCCTGCAGGGTGGCCTCCTGCTCGACGCAGTCGCAGATATCCGGCATCAGGTTGACGGCCGGATCGGCGGCATGGGATTTGAGGACGGCCAGGGCCGCGGACACGGCCGCGTCGTTTCGCTCTTTCTTTAATTGCGCCAGGGCTTTTTTCTGGCGCTCCTCGGCGGTCTTCATCAGTTCCGGATCATAGGTGGCCTCGACCTCGCGGTT includes the following:
- the meaB gene encoding methylmalonyl Co-A mutase-associated GTPase MeaB translates to MNNNWEELIRQMCQGGTRALSRLITRVENREPGWEVAMKAIYPHTGRARIFGITGSPGAGKSTLTRELSLVLLEKGLSIGIIAVDPSSPFSGGALLGDRLRMQELYEHPRVFIRSMATRGRMGGLCHAARDVTRLMDAFGKDVILIETVGVGQDEIDIVRVADSVMVVCVPGQGDGIQAIKAGIMEIADFFVVNKADRDGAEELAADIAAMLALSTLADGLKPPVIKTSALKKEGIRELAEAILAPRSRNRSMETKNIREEIMSLLEGEVSRRLHRIAAGDERIDRLVEMIAGRERDPYSAVDELLNDLIEQIK